The following are encoded together in the Pseudomonas xantholysinigenes genome:
- the ssuC gene encoding aliphatic sulfonate ABC transporter permease SsuC, producing the protein MSHAPSSTWRQRLAPWALPVLLLAVWQLAVSAGWLSTRILPAPSAVVAAGVELVRSGEIWTHLAISGWRAGLGFVIGGAIGLVLGFVTGLSNWGERLLDSSVQMIRNVPHLALIPLVILWFGIDESAKIFLVALGTLFPIYLNTYHGIRNVDPALVEMARSYGLSGFALFSQVILPGALPSILVGVRFALGFMWLTLIVAETISANAGIGYLAMNAREFLQTDVVVLAIVLYAVLGKLADLAARGLERVWLRWHPAYQVARKEGA; encoded by the coding sequence ATGAGTCATGCACCCTCAAGCACCTGGCGCCAACGCTTGGCCCCCTGGGCCCTGCCGGTGCTGCTGCTGGCCGTGTGGCAGCTGGCGGTCAGCGCCGGCTGGCTGTCGACGCGCATTCTGCCGGCGCCGAGCGCGGTGGTCGCGGCCGGCGTCGAGCTGGTGCGCAGCGGCGAAATCTGGACCCACCTGGCCATCAGTGGCTGGCGCGCCGGCCTGGGCTTCGTCATTGGCGGCGCCATCGGCCTGGTGCTGGGCTTCGTCACCGGCCTGTCGAACTGGGGCGAGCGCCTGCTCGACAGCTCGGTGCAGATGATCCGCAACGTGCCGCACCTGGCACTGATCCCGCTGGTGATCCTGTGGTTCGGCATCGACGAGTCGGCGAAGATCTTCCTGGTGGCGCTGGGGACGTTGTTCCCCATCTACCTCAACACCTACCACGGCATCCGCAACGTCGACCCGGCGCTGGTGGAGATGGCGCGCAGCTATGGGCTGTCGGGCTTCGCGCTATTTAGCCAGGTGATCCTGCCGGGCGCCTTGCCCTCGATCCTGGTCGGCGTGCGCTTCGCCCTGGGCTTCATGTGGCTGACCCTGATCGTCGCCGAGACCATCTCGGCCAATGCTGGCATCGGCTACCTGGCGATGAACGCCCGGGAGTTCCTGCAGACCGACGTGGTGGTGCTGGCGATCGTGCTGTACGCCGTGCTCGGCAAGCTTGCCGACCTGGCGGCTCGTGGCCTTGAGCGCGTGTGGCTGCGCTGGCACCCGGCGTACCAGGTGGCCAGGAAGGAGGGCGCATGA
- the ssuD gene encoding FMNH2-dependent alkanesulfonate monooxygenase, translating into MSLNIFWFLPTHGDGKYLGTTEGARAVDHGYLTQIAQAADRLGFGGVLIPTGRSCEDSWLVAASLIPVTERLKFLVALRPGIISPTVAARQAATLDRLSNGRALFNLVTGGDPDELAGDGLHLNHQERYEASVEFTRIWRKVLEGEVVDYDGKHIQVKGAKLLYPPIQQPRPPLYFGGSSEAAQDLAAEQVELYLTWGEPPAAVAEKIAQVREKAAAQGREVRFGIRLHVIVRETNDEAWTAADKLISHLDDDTIARAQASLARFDSVGQQRMAALHGGKRDKLEVAPNLWAGVGLVRGGAGTALVGDGPTVAARVKEYAALGIDTFIFSGYPHLEESYRVAELLFPHLDVQRPEQAQTGGYVSPFGEMVANDILPKSVAQS; encoded by the coding sequence ATGAGCCTGAACATCTTCTGGTTCCTTCCTACCCACGGTGACGGCAAGTACCTGGGCACCACCGAAGGCGCCCGCGCCGTCGACCACGGTTACCTGACGCAGATCGCCCAGGCCGCCGACCGCCTCGGCTTTGGCGGCGTGCTGATCCCCACTGGGCGCTCATGCGAGGACTCCTGGCTGGTCGCCGCCTCGCTGATCCCCGTGACTGAGCGCCTGAAGTTCCTGGTGGCGCTGCGCCCGGGGATCATCTCGCCGACCGTCGCCGCGCGCCAGGCCGCCACCCTGGACCGCCTGTCCAATGGCCGCGCGCTGTTCAACCTGGTCACCGGCGGCGACCCGGACGAACTGGCGGGCGATGGCCTGCACCTGAACCACCAGGAGCGCTACGAAGCCTCGGTGGAGTTCACCCGCATCTGGCGCAAGGTGCTCGAAGGCGAGGTGGTCGACTACGACGGCAAGCACATCCAGGTGAAGGGCGCCAAGCTGCTCTATCCGCCGATCCAGCAGCCACGCCCGCCGCTGTACTTCGGTGGTTCGTCCGAGGCCGCCCAGGACTTGGCCGCCGAGCAGGTCGAGCTGTACCTGACCTGGGGCGAGCCGCCGGCCGCCGTGGCCGAGAAGATCGCCCAGGTGCGCGAGAAAGCCGCGGCCCAGGGCCGTGAAGTGCGCTTCGGCATTCGCCTGCACGTGATCGTGCGGGAAACCAACGACGAAGCCTGGACCGCCGCCGACAAGCTGATTTCGCACCTGGACGACGACACCATCGCCCGTGCCCAGGCCTCGCTGGCGCGTTTCGACTCGGTTGGCCAGCAGCGCATGGCCGCGCTGCATGGCGGCAAGCGCGACAAGCTGGAGGTCGCGCCGAACCTGTGGGCTGGCGTCGGCCTGGTGCGTGGCGGGGCCGGCACCGCGCTGGTGGGCGATGGCCCGACCGTCGCCGCCCGGGTCAAGGAATACGCGGCACTGGGCATCGACACCTTCATCTTCTCCGGCTATCCCCACCTCGAGGAGTCGTACCGCGTCGCCGAACTGCTGTTCCCGCATCTGGACGTGCAGCGCCCGGAGCAGGCGCAGACCGGTGGTTACGTCAGCCCGTTCGGGGAAATGGTGGCCAACGACATCCTGCCCAAGTCCGTGGCGCAGAGCTGA
- a CDS encoding sulfonate ABC transporter substrate-binding protein, which translates to MRTVFLRRGLVALFAAAVSFGAITQAQAESLRIGYQKYGTLVLLKAKGSLEKRLAEQGIQVQWTEFPGGPQLLEGLNVGSIDFGVTGETPPVFAQAAGADLLYVAYEPPAPHSEAILVPKGSPIQSVKELKGKKVALNKGSNVHYLLVRALEDAGLKYSDIQPVYLPPADARAAFERGSVDAWVIWDPYQAAAEQQLQARTLRDGKDLVDNHQFYLATRSYATQHPAVINTLVEEVRAVGEWSQANPQQVTDQVAPLLGLPADITLTSVKRQGYGAAPLTPEVVAAQQKIADTFQALKLIPKPLSIKDVIWTPPAKVASAP; encoded by the coding sequence ATGCGCACAGTCTTCTTGCGTCGCGGTCTGGTCGCCCTGTTCGCGGCGGCTGTATCGTTCGGCGCCATCACCCAGGCCCAGGCTGAGAGCCTGCGCATCGGTTACCAGAAATACGGCACCCTGGTGCTGCTCAAGGCCAAGGGCTCGCTGGAGAAGCGCCTGGCCGAGCAGGGCATCCAGGTGCAATGGACCGAGTTCCCCGGCGGCCCGCAACTGCTCGAAGGATTGAACGTCGGCTCGATCGACTTCGGCGTCACCGGCGAGACCCCGCCGGTGTTCGCCCAGGCCGCCGGCGCCGACCTGCTGTATGTCGCCTATGAGCCACCCGCCCCGCACAGCGAGGCGATCCTGGTGCCCAAGGGCTCGCCGATCCAGTCGGTCAAGGAACTCAAGGGCAAGAAGGTCGCCCTCAACAAAGGCTCCAACGTGCATTACCTGCTGGTCCGCGCCCTGGAAGACGCCGGCCTCAAGTACAGCGATATCCAGCCGGTCTACCTGCCCCCGGCCGACGCTCGCGCTGCCTTCGAGCGCGGCAGCGTGGATGCCTGGGTGATCTGGGATCCCTACCAGGCCGCGGCCGAGCAACAGCTGCAGGCTCGCACCCTGCGCGACGGCAAGGACCTGGTCGACAACCATCAGTTCTACCTCGCCACTCGCAGCTATGCGACCCAGCACCCGGCGGTGATCAACACCCTGGTCGAGGAAGTGCGCGCGGTGGGCGAATGGTCCCAGGCCAACCCGCAGCAGGTCACCGACCAGGTCGCGCCGCTGCTCGGCCTGCCCGCCGACATCACTCTCACCTCGGTCAAGCGCCAGGGCTACGGCGCCGCGCCGCTGACCCCGGAGGTGGTCGCCGCGCAGCAGAAGATCGCCGACACCTTCCAGGCCCTGAAGCTGATTCCCAAACCCTTGAGCATCAAGGACGTGATCTGGACACCCCCGGCCAAGGTCGCCAGCGCGCCTTGA
- the ssuE gene encoding NADPH-dependent FMN reductase, giving the protein MLVVSVGGSPSLRSRSGVLLEHSRDWLQQRGVEVVTFQVREFPAEDLLHARFDSPQVRHFNELVAQADGLLVATPVYKASFAGALKTLLDLLPERALEHKVVLPIASGGSIAHMLAVDYALKPVLAALKAQETLQGIFADDSQIAYADGDRPARLDPALEQRLLDALDTFHGALARRPRPVAPGLLNERLLSARWSI; this is encoded by the coding sequence ATGCTGGTTGTATCTGTCGGTGGTAGCCCCAGTCTTCGTTCCCGCTCCGGCGTGCTGCTGGAACACTCGCGCGATTGGCTGCAACAGCGCGGTGTCGAGGTGGTGACCTTCCAGGTGCGGGAATTCCCCGCCGAGGACCTGCTGCACGCACGCTTCGACAGCCCGCAGGTGCGTCACTTCAACGAACTGGTGGCCCAGGCCGACGGCCTGCTGGTCGCCACTCCGGTGTACAAGGCATCGTTTGCTGGTGCCCTGAAGACCCTGCTCGACCTGCTGCCCGAGCGGGCCCTGGAACACAAGGTGGTGTTGCCGATCGCCAGCGGCGGCAGCATCGCCCACATGCTCGCGGTGGACTACGCCCTCAAGCCGGTGCTGGCGGCGCTCAAGGCGCAGGAGACCCTGCAAGGGATCTTCGCCGACGACAGCCAGATCGCCTATGCCGACGGCGACCGCCCGGCGCGCCTGGACCCGGCGCTGGAGCAACGCCTGCTGGACGCACTGGACACCTTCCACGGTGCCCTGGCGCGGCGGCCTCGGCCCGTTGCGCCAGGCCTGCTCAACGAACGCCTGCTCAGTGCCCGCTGGAGCATCTGA
- a CDS encoding peroxiredoxin: MSLKLGDIAPDFEQDSSAGKIRFHEWLGNSWGVLFSHPADFTPVCTTELGLTAKLKDEFAKRGVKAIALSVDPVDSHHKWIDDINETQNTVVNFPIIADADRKVSDLYDLIHPNASDTLTVRSLFVIDPNKKVRLTITYPASTGRNFNEILRVIDSLQLTDNHKVATPANWQDGDEVVIVPSLKDEDEIKQRFPKGYRAVKPYLRLTPQPNR; the protein is encoded by the coding sequence ATGAGCCTCAAACTCGGCGACATCGCCCCCGATTTCGAACAGGATTCCAGCGCCGGCAAGATCCGTTTCCACGAATGGCTGGGCAACAGCTGGGGCGTGCTGTTCTCCCATCCGGCCGACTTCACCCCGGTGTGCACCACCGAGCTGGGCCTGACCGCCAAGCTCAAGGACGAATTCGCCAAGCGCGGGGTCAAGGCCATCGCCCTGTCGGTCGACCCGGTGGACTCGCACCACAAGTGGATCGATGACATCAACGAGACCCAGAACACCGTGGTCAACTTCCCGATCATCGCTGATGCCGATCGCAAGGTCTCCGACCTGTACGACCTGATCCATCCGAATGCCAGCGATACCCTCACGGTGCGCTCGCTGTTCGTCATCGACCCGAACAAGAAGGTGCGCCTGACCATCACCTATCCGGCCAGTACCGGGCGCAACTTCAACGAGATCCTGCGGGTGATCGACTCGCTGCAGCTGACCGACAACCACAAGGTCGCCACCCCCGCCAACTGGCAGGATGGCGACGAGGTGGTGATCGTGCCGTCGCTCAAGGACGAGGACGAAATCAAGCAGCGCTTCCCGAAAGGTTACCGGGCGGTCAAACCCTACCTGCGCCTGACCCCGCAGCCCAACCGCTGA
- a CDS encoding OprD family porin: MYKSSLALAVALGVIAQQAGAAGFIEDSKLSVSSRTMYFNNDNREAHGSKPRPDVRESGQGFKLDYISGFTQGTVGFGVDAQALWGIHLDGGKGYHQDGSTFMPSESNGSSVAQWARFGANAKARFSKTEVHYGSALAPNLPILVSNDGRLLPQTFEGGTLQTKEIDNLTINAGQLTHAMGRASSNRTGLAVSGNGAFRDSNKFQFAGGDWKVTKDLTLQYYYSNLEDYYKQHFLGLTHVYQIDQNQSFKTDLRYFDSSKDGKNGETGYAFGNNGGYAKHAGEVDNKTWSAMFTYTLGSHALMLGHQQISDDGGFVWLNQGNVRKDGLNSPLEGNGGASFYLFTDSMINQFAKAGENTTFGQYSYDFAGLGVPGLKASVAYLRGEDGRATNGHGTFSEWERDARIDYVLQGGALKGLGFSLRQGVYRGTGSGSAADQDQTRFIVNYTYAFM, from the coding sequence ATGTACAAGTCCAGCCTGGCCCTGGCCGTGGCACTGGGGGTAATCGCCCAACAAGCAGGCGCTGCAGGGTTCATCGAGGACAGCAAGCTGTCCGTGAGCTCGCGCACCATGTACTTCAACAACGACAACCGTGAAGCGCATGGCAGCAAGCCACGCCCTGACGTGCGTGAGTCGGGTCAAGGCTTCAAGCTTGACTACATCTCCGGCTTCACCCAAGGCACCGTTGGCTTTGGTGTCGATGCCCAGGCCCTGTGGGGCATCCACCTGGATGGCGGCAAAGGCTACCACCAGGATGGCAGTACCTTCATGCCAAGCGAAAGCAATGGTTCCTCCGTGGCCCAGTGGGCCCGTTTCGGTGCCAATGCCAAAGCACGCTTCTCCAAGACCGAGGTTCACTACGGCAGCGCGCTGGCGCCGAACCTGCCGATCCTGGTGTCCAACGATGGTCGTCTGCTGCCACAAACCTTCGAGGGTGGCACCCTGCAGACCAAAGAGATCGATAATCTCACCATCAACGCCGGTCAGCTGACCCATGCCATGGGTCGTGCCTCGAGCAACCGTACCGGCCTGGCCGTTTCCGGTAACGGCGCGTTCCGCGACAGCAACAAGTTCCAGTTCGCCGGTGGCGACTGGAAGGTCACCAAAGACCTGACCCTGCAGTACTACTACTCGAACCTGGAAGACTACTACAAGCAGCACTTCCTGGGCCTGACCCACGTTTACCAGATCGACCAGAACCAATCGTTCAAGACCGACCTGCGCTACTTCGACAGCAGCAAGGACGGCAAGAACGGTGAGACCGGCTACGCCTTCGGCAACAACGGCGGTTACGCCAAGCATGCCGGCGAAGTCGACAACAAGACCTGGTCGGCGATGTTCACCTATACCCTGGGTAGCCACGCGCTGATGCTGGGCCACCAGCAGATCAGCGATGACGGCGGCTTCGTCTGGCTGAACCAGGGCAACGTGCGCAAGGACGGCTTGAACTCCCCGCTGGAAGGTAACGGCGGCGCGAGCTTCTACCTGTTCACCGACAGCATGATCAACCAGTTCGCCAAGGCCGGTGAAAACACCACCTTCGGTCAGTACTCCTACGACTTCGCTGGCCTGGGTGTTCCGGGCCTGAAGGCATCCGTTGCCTACCTGCGTGGTGAAGACGGCCGTGCCACCAATGGCCATGGCACCTTCAGCGAGTGGGAACGCGATGCGCGTATCGACTACGTCCTGCAGGGCGGCGCCCTCAAAGGCCTGGGCTTCAGCCTGCGCCAGGGTGTCTACCGTGGTACCGGTTCGGGCTCCGCTGCCGACCAGGACCAGACTCGCTTCATCGTCAACTACACTTACGCCTTCATGTAA
- the tauA gene encoding taurine ABC transporter substrate-binding protein has protein sequence MIPHAPLRLFAALTLASASWAAQAADLTVAYQTTVDPAKVAQVDGAYEKASQASIDWRKFDNGADVITAVASGDVQIGYLGSSPLAAAATRKLPVETFLIATQIGAGEALVARDSIKTPQDLVGKKVAVPFVSTGHYSLLAALKSWNIDPAKVQILNLAPPAIIAAWKRSDIDATYVWDPALGVAKENGKVLITSGELASKGAPTFDAWIVRKDFAAKHPEIVKSFAKVTLDAYADYRKDPQAWLADKDNVAKLAKLSGAKPTDIPVLLQGNVYPLAADQASALGAPTTQALTDTATFLKQQGKVDAVLPDYSPYVSAQYLPN, from the coding sequence ATGATCCCGCACGCTCCGCTGCGCCTGTTCGCCGCCCTGACCCTCGCCAGCGCCAGCTGGGCGGCCCAGGCCGCCGACCTGACCGTGGCCTACCAGACCACCGTCGACCCGGCCAAGGTCGCCCAGGTCGACGGCGCCTATGAAAAAGCCAGCCAGGCCAGCATCGACTGGCGCAAATTCGACAACGGCGCCGATGTGATCACCGCCGTGGCCAGCGGCGACGTGCAGATCGGTTACCTCGGCTCCAGCCCGCTGGCCGCCGCCGCCACCCGCAAGCTGCCGGTGGAAACCTTCCTGATCGCCACCCAGATCGGCGCCGGCGAAGCGCTGGTCGCCCGCGACAGCATCAAGACCCCGCAGGACCTGGTCGGCAAGAAGGTCGCCGTGCCATTCGTTTCCACCGGCCACTACAGCCTGCTGGCCGCGCTGAAGAGCTGGAACATCGACCCGGCCAAAGTGCAAATCCTCAACCTCGCGCCGCCGGCGATCATCGCTGCCTGGAAGCGCAGCGACATCGACGCCACCTATGTCTGGGACCCGGCCCTGGGCGTGGCCAAGGAAAACGGCAAGGTACTGATCACCTCAGGCGAGCTGGCAAGCAAGGGCGCACCGACCTTCGATGCCTGGATCGTGCGCAAGGACTTCGCCGCCAAGCACCCAGAGATCGTCAAGTCGTTCGCCAAGGTCACCCTTGACGCCTACGCCGACTACCGCAAGGACCCGCAGGCCTGGCTGGCCGACAAGGACAACGTCGCCAAGCTGGCCAAGCTGTCCGGGGCCAAGCCCACTGACATCCCGGTGCTGCTGCAGGGCAACGTCTACCCATTGGCCGCCGACCAGGCCAGCGCCCTCGGCGCGCCGACCACCCAGGCGCTGACCGACACCGCGACCTTCCTCAAGCAACAAGGCAAGGTCGACGCGGTACTGCCGGACTACTCGCCGTACGTCAGCGCCCAGTACCTCCCCAACTGA
- the tauB gene encoding taurine ABC transporter ATP-binding subunit: MALLELERISAQYPGASTPVLADINLSLGPRQLLVALGPSGSGKTSLLNLIAGFVAPSGGHISLDGVPVQGPGAERGVVFQDDALLPWQDVLGNVAFGLALAGVPRPLREAKAREMLALVDLAGFGERRIWQLSGGQKQRVGLARALAADPRVLLMDEPFGALDAFTREQMQELLLQVWQRTAKPVFLITHDIEEAVFLATELVLLAPNPGRVVERLQLDFGQRYAAGESARAIKSDPRFIETREHVLARVFSQRQATRQEASA, translated from the coding sequence ATGGCCTTGCTCGAGCTGGAGCGCATCAGCGCACAGTACCCCGGCGCCAGCACCCCGGTGCTGGCCGACATCAACCTGAGCCTGGGTCCGCGCCAACTGCTGGTGGCCCTCGGCCCTTCCGGTAGCGGCAAGACCTCGCTGCTCAACCTGATCGCCGGCTTCGTCGCCCCCAGCGGCGGGCACATCAGCCTCGACGGCGTGCCGGTGCAAGGCCCGGGCGCCGAACGCGGCGTGGTGTTCCAGGACGACGCCCTGCTGCCCTGGCAGGATGTGCTCGGCAACGTCGCCTTTGGCCTGGCCCTGGCCGGCGTGCCGCGCCCGCTGCGCGAAGCCAAGGCCCGTGAGATGCTGGCGCTGGTCGACCTCGCCGGCTTCGGCGAACGGCGCATCTGGCAATTGTCCGGTGGCCAGAAACAACGCGTGGGCCTGGCCCGGGCGCTGGCCGCCGACCCACGGGTGCTGCTGATGGACGAGCCGTTCGGCGCCCTCGACGCCTTCACCCGTGAGCAGATGCAGGAACTGCTGCTGCAGGTCTGGCAGCGCACCGCCAAGCCGGTGTTCCTGATCACCCACGACATTGAAGAAGCGGTGTTCCTCGCCACCGAGCTGGTGCTGCTGGCGCCCAATCCGGGACGGGTGGTCGAGCGCTTGCAACTGGACTTCGGCCAGCGCTATGCCGCCGGTGAGTCGGCCCGGGCGATCAAGTCCGATCCCCGCTTCATCGAGACCCGCGAACATGTGCTGGCGCGGGTGTTCTCCCAACGCCAAGCCACACGACAGGAGGCATCCGCATGA
- the tauC gene encoding taurine ABC transporter permease TauC produces MSSLDLPVATKRPANPAAAKPRRPLPTRWISALTLATLLLAWWLVTAAGWVEPLFLPAPADIVAKGWTLLTQGYMDASLWQHLGASLGRIGLALLAATLTAIPVGLAIGYNRVAQGILDPLIEFYRPIPPLAYLPLIVIWCGIGELSKVLLIYLAIFAPIAIATATGVRTVDPAKLRAAQSLGASKAQLVRHVILPSALPDILTGIRIGLGVGWSTLVAAELIAATSGLGFMVQSAAQFLVTDVVVLGILLIALIAFALEMGLRALQRKLVPWHGQSH; encoded by the coding sequence ATGAGCAGCCTGGACCTGCCGGTCGCCACCAAGCGCCCCGCCAACCCTGCGGCGGCCAAGCCTCGCCGGCCATTGCCCACGCGCTGGATCAGCGCCCTGACCCTGGCCACCCTGCTGCTGGCCTGGTGGCTGGTGACCGCCGCCGGCTGGGTCGAGCCACTGTTCCTGCCCGCCCCCGCCGACATCGTCGCCAAAGGCTGGACCTTGCTGACCCAAGGCTACATGGATGCCAGCCTATGGCAGCACCTGGGCGCCAGCCTCGGGCGCATTGGCCTGGCGTTGCTCGCCGCGACCCTGACCGCCATCCCGGTGGGCCTGGCCATCGGCTATAACCGCGTGGCCCAGGGCATCCTCGATCCGCTGATCGAGTTCTACCGGCCGATCCCGCCCCTGGCCTACCTGCCGTTGATCGTGATCTGGTGCGGTATCGGCGAGCTGTCCAAGGTGCTGCTGATCTACCTGGCGATCTTCGCCCCGATCGCCATTGCCACCGCCACCGGCGTGCGCACCGTCGACCCGGCCAAGCTGCGCGCCGCCCAGTCGCTGGGTGCGAGCAAGGCGCAGTTGGTCCGCCACGTGATCCTGCCCAGCGCCCTGCCCGACATCCTCACCGGCATCCGCATTGGCCTGGGCGTCGGCTGGTCGACCCTGGTCGCCGCCGAGCTGATCGCCGCCACCAGCGGCCTGGGCTTCATGGTGCAGTCGGCGGCGCAGTTCCTGGTCACCGACGTGGTGGTGCTGGGGATCCTGCTGATCGCCCTGATCGCCTTCGCCCTGGAGATGGGCCTGCGCGCCCTGCAACGCAAGCTGGTGCCCTGGCACGGGCAGAGCCACTGA
- the tauD gene encoding taurine dioxygenase, whose protein sequence is MSLTVTPLSPALGAQISGVDISREITAEQRDAIEQALLEHQVLFFRDQPLTPEQQARFAARFGDLHIHPIYPNVPDTPQVLVLDTAVTDVRDNAVWHTDVTFLPTPALGAVLSAKQLPAFGGDTLWASGIAAFEALSAPLRKMLDGLTATHDFTKSFPLERFGTTPEDLARWEATRRNNPPLSHPVVRSHPVSGRKALFVNEGFTTRINELSELESEALLKLLFAHATRPEFSIRWRWQENDVAFWDNRVTQHFAVDDYRPNRRVMHRATILGDAPF, encoded by the coding sequence ATGAGCCTGACCGTTACCCCCTTGAGCCCGGCCCTGGGCGCCCAGATCAGCGGCGTGGACATCAGCCGCGAAATCACCGCCGAACAGCGTGACGCCATCGAGCAGGCGCTGCTCGAGCATCAGGTGCTGTTCTTCCGCGACCAACCGCTCACCCCCGAGCAGCAAGCCCGCTTCGCCGCGCGCTTTGGCGACCTGCACATCCACCCGATCTACCCCAACGTGCCGGACACCCCGCAGGTGCTGGTGCTCGACACCGCGGTCACCGATGTACGCGACAACGCCGTGTGGCACACCGATGTCACCTTCCTGCCGACCCCAGCACTGGGCGCGGTGCTCAGCGCCAAGCAACTGCCGGCCTTTGGCGGCGATACCCTGTGGGCCAGCGGCATCGCCGCGTTCGAGGCGCTGTCGGCGCCGCTGCGCAAGATGCTGGACGGTTTGACCGCCACCCATGACTTCACCAAGTCGTTCCCGCTGGAGCGCTTCGGCACCACCCCCGAGGACCTGGCGCGCTGGGAGGCGACCCGGCGCAACAACCCACCGCTGTCGCACCCGGTGGTGCGCAGCCACCCGGTGAGCGGACGCAAGGCGTTGTTCGTCAATGAAGGGTTCACCACGCGGATCAACGAGCTGAGCGAGCTGGAAAGCGAGGCGCTGCTCAAGCTGCTGTTCGCCCATGCCACGCGGCCGGAGTTCAGCATTCGCTGGCGCTGGCAGGAAAACGACGTGGCGTTCTGGGACAACCGCGTGACCCAACACTTTGCCGTGGATGACTACCGGCCGAACCGGCGGGTGATGCACCGGGCAACCATCCTGGGGGATGCGCCGTTCTGA